In the genome of bacterium, the window CGTATCCGGCATCGGTTGTTCATCCAGAACACCCGGTTATTTGGATTTCAACACCCTGCACACTCATCATGGCAGAGCCATCGCTTTTGCTACCGGACTAAAGCTTGCTAAACCAAAGCTTAAAGTAATCGTTATCTCGGGTGACGGAGATGCAACCGCGATCGGCGGAAACCATTTCATACACGCAGCGCGACGAAACGTAGACATGACAGTCCTTATTTATAATAATTACATATATGGAATGACGGGCGGCCAGGTTTCTCCGACCACGCCCTTTGGCAAAAGAGCGAGCACCGCTCCCTACGGTAATACCGAACCGGCTTTTGATATATCAGGATTAGCCATCGCTGCCGGTGCTTCGTTTGTCGCGCGGGGCACCTGTTATCACGCAACCCAGCTGGATAAGCTGATTGAGAAAGCGCTCAATAAGAAAGGGTTTTCAGTGATCGAGATAATGACTCCCTGCCCCACATATTATGGCAGACCTAACCGTCTGGGCACCGCGGTCGACATGCTCACTTTTTTCAAAGAAAACAGTGTCCCGATCGAAACCGCTCGGAAAATGACGCCTGAAGAAAAACAAGGTAAGATCACCATCGGCGTCCTCCATGATATTGAAAGACCGGAGTTCTGCGCGGAATATCAGAAGTTAATTGATCAGGCAAGGGGGTAAAATTGGCATTACGGTATGAGTTTCGTTTAAGCGGTTCAGGAGGTCAGGGGCTGATTCTTGCTGGTAAGATTATGGCTGAGGCAGCGGCGATTTACGATGGCAAAAATGCAACGCAGAGTCAATCATATGGACCGGAAGCACGGGGCGGGTCAAGCCGTTCTGAGGTTATCGTAAGCGACGAAGAAATCGATTATCCGAAAGCGGTCAATATTGATTTGCTTCTTGCTTTTACGCAGGAAGCATGCGATAAATATGCCAAAGATCTGAAAGATAGTGGTATTTTACTGGTTGATTCGAACTATGTATTAAAAGTTCCTCAAGGAAAATACAAGATTGTATCGCTCCCCATCACCGAACTCGCAGAAAAGGAGACGGGAAAATCTCTTGTCGCCAACATCCTATCCCTCGGCGTAATTATT includes:
- a CDS encoding 2-oxoacid:ferredoxin oxidoreductase subunit beta; this encodes MFPYEKYLRKEKFPHIWCTGCGCGIIVKAMLRAIDRIKIQKDDMAIVSGIGCSSRTPGYLDFNTLHTHHGRAIAFATGLKLAKPKLKVIVISGDGDATAIGGNHFIHAARRNVDMTVLIYNNYIYGMTGGQVSPTTPFGKRASTAPYGNTEPAFDISGLAIAAGASFVARGTCYHATQLDKLIEKALNKKGFSVIEIMTPCPTYYGRPNRLGTAVDMLTFFKENSVPIETARKMTPEEKQGKITIGVLHDIERPEFCAEYQKLIDQARG
- a CDS encoding 2-oxoacid:acceptor oxidoreductase family protein produces the protein MALRYEFRLSGSGGQGLILAGKIMAEAAAIYDGKNATQSQSYGPEARGGSSRSEVIVSDEEIDYPKAVNIDLLLAFTQEACDKYAKDLKDSGILLVDSNYVLKVPQGKYKIVSLPITELAEKETGKSLVANILSLGVIIELTKVISPESMESAILSRVPKGTEDLNIKAFRAGIKAAQQIKH